Within Triticum dicoccoides isolate Atlit2015 ecotype Zavitan chromosome 1B, WEW_v2.0, whole genome shotgun sequence, the genomic segment CTTATATATAGTGGCAGATCGAAGAACTATTTTGCAGCAAAACCACAAGCCAAAGTGCACAGATTGTCATTTTCTTCCGTCCGGAACATCGTAGGATTTGGCCGATCTACTGGTAAGGCTGCAGCTAGACGAACGGCGGAACCTCCCGCCCTGAAGCTCACGTCGTACTTAGAAAGTCCCGTCGAAACcgggcatgtcatcctgcagctgccatCCGCTCCAGTACTGCGCACCTGTGCCGCAGTTGGCATCTGCCGCCGGAGCCGTCCCTCCGGCCGCGCCAACATCGCTGGCGCCCTGCGGTGCTGCTGCGGCACCGGTCATTTGCTGCCACGCGCTCAGGTcgatgccgtagccgccgcccccgccgacggCCGTGAAGCTCCCCGACTGGGACAGCATCTGCCTCAGGATGTCGGCCGGGATGAACGCGTCGACGGCGCCGGCCGGTCCGCCTGCACCGCTGCCCTgggtagccgccgtcgccgccgcagtagACACCTCCGTGGTGACGACGGTGGAGGGGGCCTTAGCGCCGCCCTTGCCACCGCCGTTGCGCCTGTTCTTGCGGCCGCCACCGACGGGCACGTCGCGGAGCGTGCCGCCCTCGGTCCAGTGCCGGCGGCACGCCCGGCAGAAGTAGCGCGGCTGCTTGCGGCTGTAGTTGTTGTAGTAGCAGAACTTGGTGTTGGCCGACCTGCACCGGGGGCACTgccgcggcggcgggcgcggcagcGGCGGGTGGCCCGCGTGCCTGCCCCCCTGCCTCACCTccaccgccccgacgccgcccgccgcgccgACGCCGTCGCCACAGTATAATCCCCCGGCCTGCTGCGCCAGAGCGCCGCATGAGAAGCCCTGCGCCACGACGGAGGAAGGCGGCGGCTGCCTAGGGATCAGGTAAGAGAGGGGCGACGAagcggaagaggaagaagagccggGCAGAAAGGGCGACGCCATGGCTGGCCGGTCCGCGCGGCGAGGGCCAGGGCAGCAGCCTGCTGGcgctggcggcggcgaggcgggcgcgCTTGCTGCTgcgcggggaggaagacgacgatgaCCAAGACCAagtggaagaagaggagttccACGGTGAAGCTCTGTGCATGTCGCTCGGACCGGCCGGTCTGCCGCCGCAGCTGCCCTCCCCCTGCCTCGGTGCGATCTCCT encodes:
- the LOC119334653 gene encoding dof zinc finger protein 1-like; translation: MASPFLPGSSSSSASSPLSYLIPRQPPPSSVVAQGFSCGALAQQAGGLYCGDGVGAAGGVGAVEVRQGGRHAGHPPLPRPPPRQCPRCRSANTKFCYYNNYSRKQPRYFCRACRRHWTEGGTLRDVPVGGGRKNRRNGGGKGGAKAPSTVVTTEVSTAAATAATQGSGAGGPAGAVDAFIPADILRQMLSQSGSFTAVGGGGGYGIDLSAWQQMTGAAAAPQGASDVGAAGGTAPAADANCGTGAQYWSGWQLQDDMPGFDGTF